A window of Chitinophaga sp. MM2321 contains these coding sequences:
- a CDS encoding tetratricopeptide repeat protein, which translates to MPLPYLRFIAITILFACNNSDGSKENQSTKKESPIIGCYVPQTSDKDWYSSGKKAPKLDGLEGIDFKISTSSKEAQEYFAQGMMLAYGFNHAEAARSFYEAIRLDSTCAMAYWGFAYVLGPNYNAGMEEDNFQRAYEASAKATLLAKNGTPKEVALIQALTTRYASTPPADRRPLDSAYAASMKKIYTRYPTDPDIGALYAEAMMDLHPWDLYDKKTKAPRQWTPQLLTILEHLMKINPRHPGAHHFYVHALEASATPEKALTSAKLLETLVPGSGHLVHMPSHIYINTGDYHRGSLANVQALIVDSTYTTACHAQGAYPLAYYPHNYHFLAATATLEGHSKLAWEAAMNLQRHTAADIMRMPGWGTLQHYYTIPYYIAAKFSMWDTIASLTPPENDLVYPRAIWHYARGMAYLGKNGLANAQKELDSLRILSTDTTLQQLSIWGINTTADLVQIATKVLSAGIAFKQGQSAKSVSLLEEAVAIEDKLNYNEPPDWFFSVRHHLGAVLLKTGKYAEAEKVYKQDLQTWRKNGWALIGLYNSLALLNRKSEAQKAKSSFEESWKYADLKILSSSSIVD; encoded by the coding sequence ATGCCCCTGCCTTATTTAAGATTCATTGCTATTACCATCCTTTTTGCATGCAACAACAGCGATGGAAGCAAAGAAAACCAATCAACCAAAAAAGAGTCCCCGATTATTGGCTGCTACGTCCCTCAAACAAGCGATAAAGACTGGTACAGCTCAGGAAAAAAAGCGCCGAAACTGGATGGATTGGAGGGTATTGATTTTAAAATTTCAACATCCAGTAAAGAGGCACAGGAATATTTTGCCCAGGGAATGATGCTGGCTTATGGTTTTAATCATGCTGAAGCCGCAAGGTCGTTTTATGAAGCGATCCGGTTGGACTCCACCTGTGCCATGGCTTACTGGGGTTTTGCGTATGTGCTGGGCCCTAACTACAATGCGGGAATGGAGGAAGATAATTTTCAGCGTGCGTACGAAGCATCTGCTAAAGCAACATTGCTTGCCAAAAACGGTACGCCAAAAGAAGTTGCATTGATTCAAGCATTAACCACCCGATATGCTTCAACACCGCCGGCTGACCGCAGACCATTGGATAGTGCCTATGCCGCATCTATGAAAAAGATTTATACCCGATATCCTACCGATCCTGATATCGGAGCTTTGTATGCTGAGGCGATGATGGATCTGCACCCCTGGGATTTATATGACAAAAAAACAAAAGCACCCAGGCAATGGACACCGCAGTTGCTGACTATACTGGAACATCTTATGAAAATCAATCCCAGGCATCCGGGAGCACATCATTTTTACGTCCATGCACTGGAGGCCTCAGCTACTCCTGAAAAGGCGTTGACAAGCGCAAAACTGCTTGAGACGCTGGTACCTGGTTCGGGGCACCTGGTACACATGCCCTCGCATATTTATATCAACACCGGAGACTATCATCGGGGTTCGCTGGCAAATGTTCAGGCATTGATCGTTGATAGTACTTACACCACAGCATGTCATGCACAAGGTGCCTATCCATTGGCATATTATCCGCACAATTATCATTTCCTGGCTGCAACAGCCACCCTGGAAGGCCATTCAAAATTAGCCTGGGAGGCAGCAATGAATCTACAACGACACACTGCAGCTGATATCATGCGCATGCCCGGCTGGGGAACATTGCAACATTATTATACCATCCCGTATTACATAGCCGCAAAGTTTTCGATGTGGGATACTATTGCTTCGCTCACGCCTCCGGAAAATGACCTCGTGTATCCCCGGGCCATCTGGCATTATGCAAGGGGCATGGCTTATTTAGGAAAGAATGGGCTGGCTAATGCACAAAAAGAACTGGATAGCCTGCGCATATTATCCACCGACACCACACTTCAGCAGCTTAGCATTTGGGGCATTAATACAACTGCCGATCTTGTACAGATTGCTACAAAAGTATTGTCGGCCGGAATAGCATTCAAACAAGGTCAATCGGCTAAATCGGTTTCTTTGCTCGAAGAAGCTGTTGCCATTGAAGACAAACTCAATTATAACGAACCACCCGATTGGTTTTTCTCGGTCAGGCATCATCTGGGAGCGGTTTTGCTCAAGACGGGAAAATATGCTGAAGCAGAGAAAGTTTACAAACAGGATCTACAGACCTGGCGTAAAAACGGCTGGGCATTAATCGGATTATATAACTCTTTGGCATTATTAAACAGAAAGAGTGAGGCCCAAAAAGCTAAGTCTTCTTTTGAAGAATCCTGGAAATATGCTGATTTAAAAATCCTGTCGTCTTCAAGTATTGTGGATTAG
- a CDS encoding CehA/McbA family metallohydrolase — MKRRNFLSNSLVVGGSALFSLTAFGKNNHNKDDQDKTTENLIADKKATAIQVSVPSTIGLNETFRVGIRILTEPYFTKWIPQWNRTRATVDGPFNQSPRGTHYMDNVLPTWDGVVNIFGTSGYQGPSSYSFSEGAGPYENDKRPVRRLEGFSFSTPGIKYIRVIDPVSGLEGISNPIHVDAVALPNERLFWGDLHCHSIFGDGVRSPEEIYAFARDESFLDIFALTDHTEALSDGQWNYFRDVTNTFNEAGKFVAFVGGEWTSKEFGHHNFIYPGNDGPIIRSSDSNQNTLSKLYAIARNHKALVIANHPAEVGWGFDWEKGHDPEVERLVEVYSIGGGYEIPPGPGNSFPSRQVKKPSYGNFVVDGLKKGYRLGMIGVGDTHDGRPGDALHELQKTPGYKDILKPGLMGVWAKDLTRESVFNALWNRRVYGTTNNRTWLKFSINDHPMGSEITVDKKMTIKIEAASNLVIQRIDLICNGKTVQFLEPRQLEASWNPKEKAIPNGAWYYVRITLDDDHLAWSSPIWVNM; from the coding sequence ATGAAAAGAAGAAATTTTTTAAGTAATTCTCTGGTTGTAGGTGGATCAGCACTATTTAGTCTTACCGCTTTTGGTAAAAATAATCACAATAAAGATGATCAGGATAAAACGACAGAGAACCTTATAGCGGATAAAAAAGCTACTGCCATACAGGTTTCCGTGCCATCCACTATTGGCCTCAACGAAACATTTAGGGTAGGCATCAGGATATTAACAGAACCATATTTTACAAAATGGATTCCCCAATGGAATCGGACAAGAGCTACTGTTGACGGTCCATTTAACCAGTCTCCCCGTGGGACTCATTATATGGACAACGTTTTGCCAACCTGGGATGGTGTTGTAAATATTTTCGGCACTAGCGGTTATCAGGGACCCTCTTCCTACTCGTTTTCAGAAGGCGCCGGACCTTATGAAAACGATAAACGGCCGGTCAGACGGCTGGAAGGATTCAGCTTTTCCACTCCTGGTATAAAATACATTCGGGTAATTGATCCTGTTAGCGGTTTGGAAGGCATCAGTAATCCAATCCATGTAGATGCGGTGGCATTACCAAACGAACGATTATTCTGGGGAGATCTTCACTGTCATAGTATTTTTGGAGATGGTGTCCGTAGCCCGGAAGAAATTTACGCTTTTGCCCGTGACGAGTCATTCCTGGATATATTTGCCCTTACCGATCATACAGAAGCGTTAAGTGATGGACAATGGAATTATTTCAGGGATGTAACCAATACTTTCAATGAGGCTGGAAAGTTTGTGGCATTTGTTGGTGGAGAGTGGACCAGTAAGGAATTCGGTCATCATAATTTCATTTATCCGGGTAATGATGGGCCAATTATCCGAAGCTCTGACTCCAATCAAAATACGCTATCCAAGCTGTATGCTATTGCTCGCAATCATAAGGCGCTTGTAATTGCAAATCATCCGGCTGAAGTTGGCTGGGGTTTCGATTGGGAAAAGGGGCATGACCCCGAAGTGGAGCGTTTAGTAGAGGTTTATTCAATCGGAGGGGGGTATGAGATTCCTCCGGGGCCTGGTAATTCTTTCCCAAGTCGCCAGGTGAAAAAGCCATCTTATGGGAATTTTGTAGTGGATGGCTTAAAAAAAGGGTATCGATTGGGAATGATAGGCGTAGGAGATACGCACGATGGCCGGCCGGGAGATGCACTCCACGAACTTCAAAAGACACCAGGATACAAAGATATACTCAAGCCTGGTTTAATGGGAGTATGGGCAAAGGATCTGACCCGTGAATCAGTTTTTAATGCGTTATGGAATCGCCGGGTGTACGGAACCACTAATAACCGGACCTGGTTGAAATTTTCAATCAATGATCATCCTATGGGGTCAGAGATCACAGTGGATAAAAAAATGACGATAAAAATTGAGGCGGCAAGTAATTTAGTTATACAACGTATTGATCTTATTTGCAACGGTAAGACAGTCCAGTTTTTGGAACCCAGGCAGTTAGAAGCGTCCTGGAATCCAAAAGAGAAAGCCATCCCGAACGGAGCATGGTATTATGTTCGTATAACACTTGATGATGATCACCTTGCATGGTCAAGCCCTATTTGGGTAAATATGTAA
- a CDS encoding RNA polymerase sigma-70 factor: MNPIPSDELELLQQLIAGDAESFRKIYEYYQGKVFLFALRLTKSKSEAEEIVQEVFVRLWENREKVKIEKNFNAYMLTITKNLILDRLKKAAFDKTIQQKIYHNMLVLQNTTVDELIEKELTRLYQQAVDRLSPQKKVVFMLSRQEELSYEEIAQKLGVSKNTVRNQMSDSLKSIREYLTGHPDISFILLAAMHVAQLV; this comes from the coding sequence ATGAACCCAATACCTTCTGATGAATTGGAATTACTTCAGCAATTAATTGCAGGAGATGCTGAATCATTCAGGAAAATATACGAGTACTATCAGGGAAAGGTTTTTTTATTCGCGCTGCGGTTAACTAAATCAAAATCAGAGGCAGAGGAAATAGTACAGGAAGTTTTTGTCAGACTTTGGGAAAATAGAGAAAAGGTTAAGATTGAAAAGAATTTCAATGCTTATATGCTTACTATTACTAAAAATCTGATTCTTGATAGGTTAAAAAAGGCCGCATTTGATAAAACAATTCAACAGAAGATCTATCATAATATGCTGGTATTGCAAAATACTACAGTAGATGAGTTGATCGAAAAAGAACTTACCAGGCTTTATCAACAGGCAGTTGACAGGCTCTCACCGCAAAAGAAAGTTGTTTTCATGCTAAGTCGCCAGGAAGAACTTAGTTATGAAGAGATAGCCCAAAAACTCGGCGTTTCCAAAAATACTGTGCGCAACCAAATGTCTGACTCACTGAAATCTATCCGTGAATACCTCACCGGTCATCCCGATATCTCCTTTATTTTATTAGCCGCCATGCATGTCGCCCAACTGGTTTAA
- a CDS encoding FecR domain-containing protein: MATKETIQSLYSRYLKDDISKEELAHFLQILHTPEDELTISSLMDGTWQEMFEPQQAPVIPMYKSTWFRMAAAASILLLLSVGGYFILSNPASKRMAETGEQHQLHKNDAAPGGNKAILTLANGTQIVLDSAANGALTQQGNTKVIKLDNGQLAYNPSGQKPGEVLYNTISTPKGGQYQIVLADGSKVWLNAASSLRFPAAFSGKERAVQLTGEAYFEVAKNAAMPFHVNVNNIQVEVLGTHFNVNAYEDESSVATTLLEGAVRVKNELSANPNNNVVLKPGEQAGLAKDGNLKINRAVNVAEVVAWKDGNFEFNNASVTDIMRQVSRWYDVELDYRGRKPARKLTGKISRNVNLSQLISMLEYTGVNMKIENKKIIIWEN, translated from the coding sequence GTGGCTACAAAAGAAACGATCCAATCTTTATACAGTCGGTATCTGAAGGATGATATTTCTAAAGAAGAATTAGCACATTTTCTTCAGATACTGCATACACCTGAAGATGAATTGACTATTTCGTCGCTCATGGATGGTACCTGGCAGGAAATGTTTGAACCCCAGCAGGCTCCTGTTATCCCGATGTACAAAAGTACCTGGTTTAGGATGGCCGCCGCAGCGAGTATCCTTTTATTGCTTTCAGTGGGAGGTTATTTTATTCTCAGTAATCCGGCATCAAAGCGAATGGCCGAAACCGGAGAACAACACCAGCTCCATAAAAATGATGCGGCCCCAGGTGGAAATAAAGCGATACTTACATTGGCAAACGGTACACAGATTGTCCTTGACAGCGCCGCCAACGGAGCATTAACACAACAGGGAAATACAAAGGTTATTAAACTTGATAACGGGCAACTTGCTTATAATCCATCCGGTCAAAAGCCCGGAGAGGTTTTATATAATACGATATCCACCCCAAAAGGTGGACAGTATCAGATAGTATTGGCCGATGGAAGCAAAGTTTGGCTCAATGCCGCATCATCGTTGCGTTTCCCGGCAGCTTTTTCGGGCAAAGAAAGGGCAGTGCAATTGACAGGAGAAGCATATTTTGAAGTGGCGAAGAATGCAGCTATGCCTTTTCATGTTAACGTGAATAATATCCAGGTGGAAGTACTGGGGACACATTTTAATGTGAATGCTTATGAAGACGAAAGTTCAGTAGCTACTACTTTATTGGAAGGTGCTGTGAGAGTGAAAAATGAGTTGTCCGCAAATCCAAATAATAATGTTGTATTAAAACCCGGAGAACAAGCAGGTCTCGCTAAAGACGGCAACCTGAAAATTAATCGCGCAGTAAACGTAGCGGAGGTTGTAGCCTGGAAAGATGGCAACTTTGAATTCAATAACGCATCTGTTACGGATATTATGAGGCAGGTGTCAAGATGGTATGATGTGGAACTTGACTACAGAGGAAGAAAGCCTGCACGTAAATTAACCGGGAAAATTAGCCGGAATGTTAACCTGAGCCAGTTAATAAGCATGTTGGAATATACCGGTGTGAATATGAAAATAGAAAATAAAAAGATAATTATATGGGAAAATTGA
- a CDS encoding TonB-dependent receptor, whose protein sequence is MELIADYKTPPGVKLYQIKVFLIMKLVTYLMLFACLQAGAKGFAQKVTLNENKTSLDKILKKIGHQTGYTFLYENKVLEKASPVTLKVNDASLEQALNLCFSDQPLMYKIYERTVVIKEKLIQPMFLKEAPFIPLANIVNGKVTSSRGEPLPGVSVIVKGTTTGTATDENGNYSINVPGEGVLVFSYVGFATRNIPVNGQTLVNIMMEESPSALDQVVVVGYGKQKKTSLTAAISTLSGKEISSVPLANISNGFAGRIPGVIVRQSSGEPGRDGSNIYIRGISSIGGTEPLVIVDGIPRSSSKLDPNTIESFTVLKDAAAVAPYGVAGANGVILVTTKRGKTGAPSLTYNGYIGFQNPTNHQKQVTPYQFAQLKNQAAVNDGFPAPYNDYALQKFKDGTEPDVYPVDDVWKELTRKNTLLTNHNIEVSGGNEKVKYYGSLGYLYQAGLWPTTSEDKYNVALNLEAAVTKTTKFLFNINGVVRNDKYPPVGQDRGTARLFELIGYSHPGRGGPLVFSNGMYGKFIMGSIFNKGYAFEKSTNIYTQVSLEQDLNFLPGLKFKGTVAYDPNFNLNKTWLMPVQLATVDTTKQPYVIKDGIYGQTKSSLTENYAQAYQLTFQASLNYSRSFGKNNVMALAVVESKDNNSLSLGAIRRNYNLDIDELSMGSSSQADMSNSGSSAVARQVGVVYRLNYDYNGKYLFEASGRYDGSYYFAPENQFGFFPAFSLGWRLSEENFMKHIGWINNLKLRGSYGEVGALAGSAFQYLSSYAVAGPAYALRGETVQAISERSEPNRNITWERAKKSDVGIEATLWNGILNVEADYFFEKRSNMLVNPDVIVPAEYGIGLSQVNAAVMKNQGIEFSVGTRYEFNKDLQVTLGGNFTYAKNTLLQIFETSATYNNPNRRLTGKPLGTQFGYHSLGFFQEDDFDGAGALKSGIAVQPWGTVHPGDIRYEDINKDGKIDNDDLTRIGDPQVPQLIYGVTTSINYKGFSLDLLFQGTGKRDFYLNNNAAWIFYNGMTAFTNHLDFWTPENPNAKNPRLTSTPTSNNMQASSFYMLNAAYLRLKSATLSYIIPVQKLNIIQSARVYVSGQNLLTWSGDFARVNLDPETSDGLGRGYPQQRVFSLGLNITFK, encoded by the coding sequence ATGGAATTGATTGCTGATTACAAAACCCCGCCAGGGGTGAAGCTCTACCAAATCAAAGTTTTCTTGATTATGAAGCTCGTAACTTATTTAATGCTTTTTGCCTGCTTACAGGCAGGCGCAAAGGGATTTGCTCAAAAAGTTACCCTTAATGAAAATAAAACCAGTCTCGATAAGATACTTAAGAAGATCGGGCATCAAACGGGATATACTTTTCTTTATGAAAACAAAGTATTGGAAAAAGCTTCTCCGGTAACCTTAAAAGTGAATGATGCTTCTTTGGAGCAAGCATTAAATCTTTGTTTTTCAGATCAGCCTTTAATGTATAAAATTTATGAACGTACGGTAGTCATAAAAGAAAAGCTGATTCAACCTATGTTTCTAAAGGAAGCGCCATTTATTCCTTTGGCAAATATTGTAAATGGTAAAGTAACCAGTTCAAGGGGCGAGCCTTTGCCAGGGGTAAGTGTTATTGTAAAAGGAACTACTACCGGTACCGCTACCGATGAGAATGGAAATTATTCTATTAATGTTCCGGGTGAGGGAGTACTGGTATTTTCTTATGTAGGATTTGCAACGAGAAATATACCGGTTAATGGACAGACGTTAGTAAATATCATGATGGAAGAAAGTCCATCGGCGCTGGATCAGGTGGTGGTAGTAGGTTATGGTAAACAGAAAAAGACATCACTTACAGCAGCTATTTCCACGCTTTCCGGAAAGGAGATATCATCTGTTCCTCTTGCTAATATAAGCAATGGATTTGCCGGTAGAATACCTGGCGTGATCGTTAGACAAAGTTCAGGTGAACCTGGTCGTGATGGCTCCAATATCTATATCAGGGGTATTTCATCAATAGGTGGTACTGAACCGCTGGTGATCGTAGATGGTATTCCGAGAAGCTCCTCAAAACTTGACCCCAATACAATTGAGTCTTTTACGGTGTTAAAGGATGCCGCTGCAGTGGCTCCGTATGGCGTGGCTGGTGCCAATGGCGTTATCCTGGTGACAACTAAAAGAGGAAAGACCGGAGCTCCTTCATTGACATATAACGGTTATATCGGATTCCAGAATCCTACTAATCATCAGAAGCAGGTAACCCCGTATCAATTTGCACAGTTAAAAAATCAGGCAGCAGTTAATGATGGATTTCCTGCTCCCTATAATGATTATGCACTTCAAAAATTTAAGGATGGTACAGAACCAGACGTGTATCCGGTAGATGATGTATGGAAGGAACTGACGAGAAAAAATACGCTGTTAACTAATCATAATATTGAAGTTTCCGGAGGAAATGAAAAAGTAAAATATTATGGCAGTTTGGGATATCTATACCAGGCCGGATTATGGCCAACTACAAGTGAAGATAAATATAACGTTGCACTAAACCTGGAAGCGGCCGTTACTAAAACTACAAAATTCCTGTTTAATATAAATGGCGTTGTAAGGAATGATAAGTATCCTCCCGTGGGTCAGGACCGCGGCACAGCCCGACTCTTTGAATTGATAGGGTATTCACATCCTGGGCGTGGAGGTCCATTGGTTTTTAGCAATGGTATGTATGGAAAGTTTATCATGGGAAGTATTTTCAATAAAGGATACGCTTTTGAAAAGTCCACTAATATATATACGCAGGTATCTCTTGAACAGGATCTTAATTTTCTGCCGGGTCTAAAATTTAAAGGAACTGTCGCTTATGATCCGAACTTTAACCTGAATAAAACCTGGTTAATGCCAGTTCAGTTGGCGACCGTTGATACTACAAAACAACCTTATGTGATAAAAGATGGTATTTATGGCCAGACAAAATCTTCGTTAACTGAAAATTATGCGCAGGCGTATCAGCTTACATTTCAAGCCAGCTTAAATTATAGCAGGTCCTTTGGTAAAAATAATGTTATGGCGCTGGCAGTAGTGGAGTCTAAAGACAATAACTCGCTGAGTCTTGGTGCCATTCGTCGTAATTATAACCTGGATATTGATGAACTCAGCATGGGTAGTTCCAGTCAGGCTGATATGTCAAATAGCGGCTCTTCTGCTGTAGCCAGACAAGTGGGGGTGGTCTATCGTCTGAATTACGATTATAACGGCAAATATTTATTCGAAGCAAGTGGTAGATACGATGGTAGCTATTATTTCGCACCTGAAAACCAGTTTGGATTTTTTCCTGCATTTTCTCTTGGTTGGCGATTGTCAGAAGAGAATTTTATGAAGCATATCGGATGGATAAATAATCTTAAACTAAGAGGGTCGTACGGGGAAGTGGGAGCTCTTGCCGGCAGTGCGTTTCAATATCTGAGTTCTTACGCTGTTGCTGGTCCGGCTTATGCGCTTCGCGGTGAAACTGTGCAGGCAATCAGTGAGCGTTCTGAACCTAACCGTAATATTACCTGGGAAAGAGCCAAAAAATCAGATGTTGGGATAGAGGCAACTTTGTGGAATGGAATTTTGAATGTTGAAGCTGATTATTTCTTTGAGAAAAGATCCAATATGTTGGTAAACCCTGATGTGATTGTTCCTGCTGAATATGGAATAGGTCTGAGCCAGGTTAATGCCGCAGTTATGAAAAACCAGGGTATTGAATTTTCTGTTGGAACCAGGTATGAATTTAATAAAGATTTACAGGTAACCTTGGGAGGTAACTTTACGTATGCAAAAAATACTTTACTGCAAATATTTGAGACATCGGCAACATATAATAATCCAAACCGTCGATTAACCGGTAAGCCGCTGGGTACACAGTTTGGTTATCACTCATTAGGCTTTTTTCAGGAAGATGATTTTGACGGAGCCGGTGCTTTGAAGTCAGGTATTGCAGTACAACCATGGGGAACCGTTCATCCCGGTGATATCAGGTATGAAGATATAAATAAGGATGGAAAGATCGATAACGATGATCTTACCAGGATTGGAGATCCCCAGGTTCCACAACTCATATATGGAGTAACTACAAGCATTAACTACAAAGGGTTTAGTCTTGATCTGTTATTTCAGGGAACCGGGAAAAGAGATTTCTATTTGAACAATAACGCAGCTTGGATATTTTATAACGGTATGACTGCGTTTACAAACCATCTTGATTTTTGGACACCGGAAAATCCCAATGCCAAAAATCCTCGTTTAACGAGTACACCTACCTCTAATAATATGCAGGCTTCCTCTTTCTATATGCTAAATGCGGCGTATTTAAGATTGAAATCCGCAACGCTGAGTTATATTATCCCGGTTCAAAAACTAAACATAATTCAAAGTGCCAGAGTATACGTTTCGGGGCAGAATTTGTTGACATGGAGTGGTGATTTCGCCAGGGTCAACCTTGATCCTGAAACCAGCGATGGATTGGGACGGGGTTATCCCCAGCAGCGCGTCTTTTCTTTAGGACTTAATATCACGTTTAAATAA
- a CDS encoding RagB/SusD family nutrient uptake outer membrane protein: MESIKRSYNSTIALLLLIIGVTGFVSCKKYLEVESKSLVTDASVWSSSQNADLFLNNIYLGLPRYYNSADPVDNYSDDAMNDLSYEYSRSTFALSIYTSNDGPNYWNSNYSQIRKCNLFIKNVTASDLSAEWKNIRLAEARFLRAFYYQILWINYGGVPIITDVLDQSSQGDDIYRARNTSEETFKFITDELAEISGNLPLVADQGRASRGAALTLKGWCELFEASAFRNPANDLSKWARSAATNKQVMDLGVYSLFPDYQAMFYEENNNNSEEIFSRQYVGGTSLGGSREGLTAPYNVGGESKSYGGVRPTQDLVQEYFMANGLPITDPASGYDPQHPYENREKRFYQSICYDGAHWLGATMVYKVGSGSLNEFDPGDSRGGTNTGYDLVKGMDPKYAVHGDNQINSASQKFFRYAEVLLNYAEAQNEAIGPDESVYDAINEVRERSDLPGLRAGMDQEEMRKAIRQERRVELAFEQKRLMDLVRWKIAEVNLNRKLLGMRIDNVGGNWTYTVVPAAGGQRKFYADKNYVLPIPQSAIDKNKELIQNPNY, translated from the coding sequence ATGGAAAGTATTAAGAGAAGCTACAATAGTACAATTGCGCTATTGTTATTAATAATAGGTGTAACAGGTTTTGTTTCTTGTAAGAAGTACCTGGAAGTTGAATCTAAAAGTCTGGTTACAGATGCTTCTGTGTGGTCTTCGTCACAGAATGCAGATCTTTTTTTAAATAATATTTATCTGGGATTACCGAGATATTATAATTCTGCCGACCCCGTGGATAATTATTCGGATGATGCAATGAATGATTTGAGTTACGAGTACAGCAGGAGTACCTTCGCCTTGTCCATATATACATCTAATGATGGACCAAATTACTGGAATAGCAATTACAGCCAAATCCGGAAATGTAATTTATTTATTAAAAATGTAACAGCTTCTGATTTATCAGCGGAGTGGAAGAATATAAGGTTAGCAGAAGCCCGGTTTTTAAGAGCCTTTTATTATCAGATATTATGGATTAATTATGGTGGAGTGCCAATTATTACAGATGTACTTGACCAAAGCTCACAGGGCGATGATATTTATCGTGCCCGGAATACTTCAGAAGAGACATTTAAATTTATCACGGATGAATTAGCGGAGATATCAGGGAATCTTCCTTTAGTGGCAGATCAGGGCAGGGCTTCCCGGGGAGCCGCACTTACACTAAAAGGGTGGTGCGAACTATTTGAAGCCAGCGCCTTTAGGAATCCCGCTAACGATCTTTCTAAATGGGCCAGGTCCGCTGCTACGAACAAGCAGGTAATGGATTTAGGCGTATATAGCCTTTTCCCGGATTACCAGGCTATGTTTTATGAAGAGAATAATAATAATAGTGAGGAAATATTTAGCCGGCAATATGTTGGGGGAACAAGCCTGGGGGGAAGTCGCGAAGGGTTAACAGCGCCTTACAATGTGGGAGGGGAGTCCAAATCATATGGTGGTGTGAGACCCACGCAGGATCTCGTTCAGGAATATTTTATGGCAAATGGTTTGCCGATCACAGACCCGGCCTCGGGTTATGATCCTCAGCACCCTTATGAAAACAGGGAGAAGCGATTTTATCAATCTATTTGTTATGATGGTGCTCATTGGCTAGGTGCTACTATGGTCTATAAGGTTGGGTCAGGAAGCCTGAATGAATTTGATCCGGGCGATTCCCGTGGGGGAACAAATACAGGGTATGATTTAGTAAAAGGAATGGACCCTAAATATGCTGTACATGGAGATAACCAGATAAACAGTGCCAGTCAGAAATTCTTCCGGTACGCCGAAGTATTATTAAATTATGCAGAAGCGCAGAATGAAGCAATAGGGCCTGATGAGTCGGTATATGACGCCATCAATGAGGTCAGGGAGCGGTCTGATTTGCCTGGTTTACGCGCTGGTATGGATCAGGAGGAAATGCGTAAGGCAATACGACAGGAACGCAGGGTAGAATTGGCTTTTGAACAAAAACGTTTAATGGATCTGGTTAGATGGAAAATAGCAGAAGTGAACCTCAATCGAAAGTTATTGGGTATGCGGATAGATAATGTTGGGGGCAATTGGACATATACAGTAGTACCGGCAGCAGGAGGCCAAAGAAAATTTTATGCAGATAAAAATTATGTTTTGCCTATTCCTCAATCAGCCATTGATAAGAATAAAGAATTGATTCAAAACCCCAATTATTAA